One Corynebacterium uterequi DNA segment encodes these proteins:
- a CDS encoding MBL fold metallo-hydrolase → MEISGFSAGPFRTNTYVVSGGGRAVVVDPGMHTRNFLVSKLNKEGLAPEAILLTHGHIDHTRDAGDLAAAWQCPVYIHADDAFMLDRGEGVSEQSRQLFDADSMTPIEDLRFFVDGEVYDFVGESFTVRHAPGHSPGSVLLEHAEMVLVGDVVFRGSIGRTDLPHSDDAAMQASLQDVVLPLADSLALLPGHGPTTSMAVERASNPFLIPRNLRGTL, encoded by the coding sequence ATGGAGATTTCTGGTTTCAGCGCCGGCCCGTTTCGCACCAACACCTACGTCGTGTCCGGTGGGGGACGGGCCGTCGTCGTCGATCCTGGCATGCATACCCGTAACTTCCTGGTGTCGAAGCTTAACAAGGAGGGCCTGGCCCCGGAGGCCATCCTGCTCACACATGGCCACATCGACCACACGCGCGACGCCGGTGACCTCGCCGCCGCGTGGCAATGCCCGGTGTACATCCACGCCGATGACGCCTTCATGCTCGACCGCGGCGAGGGAGTGTCCGAGCAATCCCGGCAGCTCTTCGACGCCGACTCTATGACCCCCATCGAGGACCTGCGCTTCTTCGTTGACGGCGAGGTCTATGACTTCGTCGGTGAGTCCTTCACGGTGCGCCACGCCCCGGGCCACTCGCCAGGCAGTGTGTTGCTTGAGCATGCGGAAATGGTGCTTGTTGGCGACGTGGTCTTCCGCGGCTCCATCGGGCGCACCGACCTACCGCACTCCGACGACGCCGCCATGCAGGCCAGCCTGCAAGATGTCGTGCTGCCGTTGGCCGATTCTTTGGCGTTGCTTCCCGGGCACGGCCCGACGACGTCTATGGCCGTGGAGCGAGCCTCCAACCCGTTCCTCATCCCTCGAAACCTCCGGGG